A single genomic interval of Saccharothrix saharensis harbors:
- a CDS encoding sensor histidine kinase → MARTALLLAVVVADTGSAWLSGVGGLGVVAAVTAAVLALAARRPLVAFPAAVGMALVTGGSLALLACTSFQTGRRVGSRRELAWVAAAAVTYPVLSLVLTPRLGTDPWPTLARVALLVALPLAAGVHSTRQAELARTGERLRIAVDMHDSLGRWLSLVSVQAAALEVAPLPADQRPAARDLAHAARTAVDELHAVVAALRDEPGLAGVDGLVADFRRAGVAVTVERSGEVRPITRDAGHAAYRVVQEGLTNAARHAPGRPVVVSLAWQPDALLVGVTNPTDPTAPTGAAKPAPPTGVADASGAGVRTAGGTGLTGLAERVRAAGGLLRVRAEADGFRVVAMLPVAVDRVGAAA, encoded by the coding sequence ATGGCGAGGACTGCGCTGCTGCTCGCGGTGGTGGTGGCCGACACCGGGTCGGCGTGGCTGAGCGGCGTGGGGGGACTGGGGGTCGTGGCCGCGGTGACGGCGGCGGTCCTGGCCCTGGCCGCGCGCCGGCCGCTCGTGGCGTTCCCGGCGGCGGTGGGGATGGCGTTGGTGACGGGCGGTTCGCTGGCGCTGCTGGCGTGCACGAGCTTCCAGACCGGACGACGCGTGGGATCCCGTCGTGAGCTGGCCTGGGTCGCCGCCGCCGCGGTCACCTACCCGGTGTTGTCGCTCGTCCTGACGCCACGGCTCGGGACCGACCCGTGGCCCACGCTGGCCCGGGTGGCGCTGCTGGTGGCGTTGCCGCTGGCCGCCGGGGTGCACTCCACCCGGCAGGCCGAGCTGGCGCGGACGGGGGAACGGCTGCGCATCGCGGTGGACATGCACGACTCGCTCGGCCGGTGGCTCAGCCTGGTGTCGGTGCAGGCCGCGGCCCTGGAGGTGGCACCGCTGCCGGCGGACCAACGCCCGGCGGCCCGCGACCTCGCCCACGCCGCCCGCACCGCCGTGGACGAGCTGCACGCCGTCGTGGCCGCCCTGCGCGACGAGCCGGGCTTGGCCGGGGTGGACGGGCTGGTGGCCGACTTCCGCCGGGCCGGTGTCGCGGTGACGGTCGAGCGGTCGGGCGAGGTCAGGCCGATCACGCGGGACGCGGGCCACGCCGCCTACCGGGTCGTGCAGGAAGGCCTGACCAACGCCGCGCGGCACGCACCCGGCCGCCCGGTCGTCGTGTCGCTGGCCTGGCAGCCCGACGCACTGCTGGTCGGCGTGACCAACCCGACCGACCCGACCGCGCCGACCGGTGCGGCGAAGCCGGCCCCACCGACCGGTGTGGCCGACGCGAGCGGCGCGGGGGTGCGGACCGCCGGTGGAACCGGGTTGACCGGGCTGGCCGAACGGGTTCGGGCGGCCGGCGGGCTGCTGCGCGTGCGCGCGGAGGCGGACGGGTTCCGGGTGGTCGCGATGCTGCCGGTCGCGGTGGACCGGGTGGGGGCCGCCGCGTGA
- a CDS encoding response regulator has product MIKVLIADDEPLITAGIRAVLGSVDDLDVVAVAADGREAVDAARRHRVDVALLDLAMPVLDGLAAAAAMSGPRVVVLTAFGDEVNVRRAMRQGVDGFVLKNCAPDELIRAVRAVHAGEAYLSPAVARHVLGMVAVRDGRHEDAARRLAALTPRESDIVALLAEGLSNAEVGRRVHLSEATIKTYVSRALAKLGCRNRVEAALLVRDAAGR; this is encoded by the coding sequence GTGATCAAGGTGTTGATCGCCGACGACGAACCGCTGATCACCGCGGGCATCCGGGCGGTGCTGGGATCGGTGGACGACCTCGACGTGGTCGCGGTGGCCGCGGACGGGCGGGAAGCCGTGGACGCCGCCCGTCGCCACCGCGTGGACGTGGCGTTGCTCGACCTCGCCATGCCGGTGCTGGACGGCCTGGCCGCCGCAGCCGCGATGAGCGGACCCCGGGTGGTGGTGCTGACCGCGTTCGGCGACGAGGTGAACGTGCGCCGGGCGATGCGGCAGGGTGTCGACGGGTTCGTGCTGAAGAACTGCGCGCCGGACGAGCTGATCCGGGCCGTTCGGGCGGTGCACGCCGGTGAGGCGTACCTGTCGCCCGCCGTGGCGCGGCACGTGCTCGGGATGGTCGCGGTCCGCGACGGGCGTCACGAGGACGCCGCACGCCGGCTGGCCGCGCTCACACCCCGCGAGTCCGACATCGTCGCCCTGCTTGCCGAAGGGCTGTCGAACGCCGAGGTGGGCCGCCGCGTGCACCTGAGCGAGGCCACCATCAAGACGTACGTGAGCCGCGCCCTGGCCAAGCTGGGCTGCCGCAACCGGGTCGAGGCGGCCCTGCTGGTCCGGGACGCGGCCGGGCGGTAG